From the Bradyrhizobium ontarionense genome, the window GAATCATGGCCGAGCTATCAGCCGGGCGCGGCGCCTTTCTCGATGCGCGGGACGTGCTCGAAGACGACGTCGCGGAGCGCTATCCGATGCTGCACCGGGCCTGCGTCGCGGCCGGCCTCGATCCGACGCGGCAACCGATTCCGGTGGCGCCAGCCGCGCATTTCCACATGGGCGGCATCGCGATCGATGCGCAGGGACGCAGCTCGATCGACGGCCTGTGGGCCGCCGGTGAAGTGGCGGCGACGGCCACCGATGGCGCCAATCACATCGCCGGCAATGCGCTGCTCGCGGCCTTGGTGTTCGCCAAGCGGATCGCCGACGATATCTCCGGCCGGACGTTCACGGCGACGCCCGCCCTGCGCGACGTGGCATTTGCCGAACCGGGCGGTGCGGGCCCTGCATTCGACGAAAAGACGCTGCGCGACATCATGACGGCGCAGGTCGGCGTGATCCGCGACGAGGAGCGGCTGGCCGAAGCCGTTGTCGCGATCGCCAGGCTCGAGCGCGACGGCGGCCGTCCCATTCTGCGCAACATGGCGACCGCAGCGCTCCTGATCGCGACCGCAGCCTGGAGCCGCCGCGAGAGCCGCGGCGCCCATTGCCGCGCCGATTGCCCGGCGGAGAATCCGAGCTTCGCGCAGAGGACGATGACCACATTGGCCGCTGCGCGGGAGATCGCCGACGAACTCGCGGCGCGGCCGCCGGCACGGCAGTCGCGGCCGCTGAGCGCGTAGTAAAGGCTGATCCGACTGCGTCACGACCGAGCTCGGCAGTCGCGGTTTCACCGTCATTCGTGATCAGCGTCATTCCGGGTTGAAGGCCTGCGGCCTCGTCCGGAACGACGGTGCTGATGACGAAGCGGCCATCGTCGCCCCATACAGATACTCGGACTCGTTATTGTTTGCTGCTTCGCCGGTATTTGGGGACAGGCGCGATGTAGTTCGTGCGTGCTGTCTCTGCGTACGCTGGACGAACAGATTGGCCGCACCGTTGCGCCGGCACTCGTAGTCATGACGCGCACGATCTGAGCCGACTTCGCCAATCAGTTGGACGAGGCTTTTTGTCGAAGCAGATCACCGGCTGACGCGGACGCAGCTCGCCGCACGGATCGAGCACATCCTTGACGCGCGCGACTAATTCGCATCGACCTGTGGGGATACGCCATGCGCCTGCGCCATGGCTTCAGATCGTTGTCGGCCAGCCACCGCCGCACTGTCTCGTGCACTCCATTGCCGGCCGCATTTACCAGCACGAACTAAATGGCTGGACAGGTTCGCCATGATTTCGGCAAAAGAACCGCGGAACCTGTACAAATAAGAAAAAGAGATGGTCGAAATTTAGCGGTGCTCAAGTAGTAGCGCGCGTTTTTGTCCGTCCTGATGACGAGGAAATGGAAAGTCACGGCTGCCAGATCGCCGATAGACCGCTTGGCATGGCCATAAATGCGGTCGTTGGTCTCGCGGCCGGTTTGAAAGCCGAGTCGCCGACCGGAAAGGCGGCAAACGGTCCAGGGAGTGATGCGGAGCGACGCGATGGCGCGTGTCCGCAGGAGTAGTCGAGGATGAATTCCGTATTGCGGAGTAGCGGATCGCGGATCGCCGTGGGCGATGCGCAGAGCGAACGTTGGCGCCCGGCAAAGCCTGCCGCTTTGTCCAACAGCCTCGCGCATGCGACGTCTGCGCCTGATGAGGATGCGGCCAACGATCTCCCCCCGCCGTGGTGGCAAACCGCTTCAGCGATGGACGATGCAGCGATGTCACCGACGCCTGCAGAATCTGACCGATCCCGGCAGATCCCTTCACTCGATCCAGTCGTGATGCCTCCGCCTCCGCCCCAACCGCTCGAATTCGATTCCGTTTTCCGGTTCGGTGCCGCAGTGACCGTGCTTGCGTGCCTCGCATTCTTTGCGGTGCGCATCATGCAGGCTCCGACCATTGAAACAGTTGCGCAGTCGGACACGACCGCTTCATCGTCTCCCCGAAACTTCCGGGCAGCGGGGAAATCGACATTCGAGGACGGCCAAGCATCGGTGGACGCCGTGGCGCGCGCAATCGGACCGGCCGATTCGATCGCGGCGTCGGTCCCGGCCGTCAAGCCGGCTCCGGACGGAGGCGAGACCCCGCAATTAGTTCTGCCGAAGGCATCTCGGGCGATCGCGACCGCGTCTGCGCTGACCAAGAACGAAATCAGCGAAATGGTGAAGCGCGGACGCGATCTCATCGGCGCGGGCGACGTTGCGACTGCCCGTCTGATCCTGGCGCATGTCGCGGAAGGGGACGCCGAAGCATCATTGATGCTGGCCGGTACCTATGACGCCGCAATCTTGTCCAATCTGAAAGCCGTTGGCGTCGCGCCCGATCCGGCCAAGGCACGCGCCTGGTACGCGAGAGCCGCCGAACTCGGATCACTCGAGGCCCGGCGACTCCTCAAGTGAACCGAGCTTCGAGACTGGGTGATGAAGCTCGTTCTCACGCCGGTCGCTGCGCAGGAATGGGCGGCGGGGCGCCGCTGGATCCTGGTCGATGATGCCGTGCGGGCGGCGCGCGTCCCCGCAAAGTGTTGTGTTGCGTGATGAGGTCCATGATGGGAATGTTCGATCGTCTGCTGCAGCCGGCCTGGTCGTCGGCGCTCCGTGGTCCGCGGCTGCTTTGCGCGCCAAGTTCTCCGACCATGGCGTTGCTGCTCGCGCTTGCCGCAGTGCCAGGCTCGGCGCGTGCTGCCGAGGGTGAGATCCGGATCGGCAATACGACGCCCTACAGCGGGCCGGCAGCCGCCTATGGCAGCGTGGGCAAGGTCATCTCGGCCTATTTCCAGAAGGTGAATGACGAGGGCGGGATCAGGGGCCGCAAGATCACCTACATCTCCTATGACGACGGTTATAATCCGCAGAAGACCGTCGAACTGACGCGACGGCTCGTGGAGGAAGACAAGGTAGACGTCATCTTTGCGAGCGTTGGAACAGCGACCAGCGCCGCGGTGCGGCCCTATCTCAACGCGAACAAAATACCGCAACTGTTCGTCGGCTCCGGCGCCTCGATCTGGGATCAGCCTCGCGACTATCCTTGGACCATGGGAGCGCAACCCAGCTACCAGATCGAAGCTCATATCCACGCGCAATATCTGCTCGAGCAACATGCCGGTGGCATGCGCATCGGTGTGCTGTATCAAGACGACGAGTTCGGCAAGGACTATCTGAAGGGCTTGAAGGACGGGCTCGGCGGCAAGCTGCCGATCGTCGCGGAAGCGGCCTACGCGGTCACCGATAGCGACATCAATCAGCAGATCGCGAAGCTGAAGGCGGCCGGTGCCAACGTCCTGGTCGACGTCAGCACCCCGAAATTCACGGTGCTCGCGATCCGCCGCCTCGCGGAGCTCGGCTGGAGACCCGAGCACATCATCCCCACGATTTCGGATTCGGTCGCCACCGTGCTGCAGCCTGCGGGCCTGCAGAATGCGGAAGGACTGCTTTCCGCCACCATCCTGTACGAGGGCGGCACGCAGGGCGGCGATCCCGGCTTCGCCGAGTGGTCCGCGTTCATGGATCGCTACGCGCCTGCAATCAGCAAGAACAACAGCTTGGGAATCGTGGGCTACGCGCTGGCCAACCTGATGGTTGCGGTCCTGCGCAATTGCGGCGACGATTTCTCCCGCGACAACATCATGAGGCAGGCGCGTTCCTTGAAGGGGACGCCAATTCCCATGCTGATTCCCGGGATCGTCGCCAATACCAGCGCCAGCGACCACGCGCCGATCGAGCAGATGCAGATGAAGCGGTTCGTCGACGGCCGCTGGGAGCGGTTCGGACCGGTGCGCAGCGGAATCGACCCGGGTGCCGTCAGCGATTCCTTCAAGGCGATATTCCGCTATGCATCGGCCAAGCGGGACCTCGCGGGTCAGCTCAACGCCAATACGGTGAGCCTGATGACCGGCTCGTATGGCAGCACCTATTCCCAGATGGGCGCCGACGTCGCCTCGGTCCTCAATGACGGCATCAACCTGCGAGTCATGCCGGTCCTGGGCAGCGGCTCGGTTCAGGCGGTGGCCGACATCCTCATGCTCAAGGGCGTCGACGTGGGAATCGTGCGCAAGGACACGCTGTCCTATCTCGAACGCAAGGACTTCGCGAGCAACATCCGCAATCAGCTCGTCTACGTCACCAAGATGTTCAACGAGGAAATGCATGTTCTGGCGCCGCGATCGATCCGCACCATGCGGGAGCTCGACGGCAAGACCGTCGCGGTCGACCTGCCGGATGGCAGCACCTTCGTGACCGCGATCAACGTGTTCGAGCGCCTCGAGATCAAGCCGCATCTGCTCTATATTGAGCCGCGCATCGCGCTCGAAATGTTGCGCAAGGGGGAGATCGACGCCATCTTCACGGTCGATGGCAAGCCGGTGCCCTGGCTCAGCCAGATCACGGATGCCAATCTGCATC encodes:
- a CDS encoding SEL1-like repeat protein, whose translation is MNSVLRSSGSRIAVGDAQSERWRPAKPAALSNSLAHATSAPDEDAANDLPPPWWQTASAMDDAAMSPTPAESDRSRQIPSLDPVVMPPPPPQPLEFDSVFRFGAAVTVLACLAFFAVRIMQAPTIETVAQSDTTASSSPRNFRAAGKSTFEDGQASVDAVARAIGPADSIAASVPAVKPAPDGGETPQLVLPKASRAIATASALTKNEISEMVKRGRDLIGAGDVATARLILAHVAEGDAEASLMLAGTYDAAILSNLKAVGVAPDPAKARAWYARAAELGSLEARRLLK
- a CDS encoding ABC transporter substrate-binding protein yields the protein MGMFDRLLQPAWSSALRGPRLLCAPSSPTMALLLALAAVPGSARAAEGEIRIGNTTPYSGPAAAYGSVGKVISAYFQKVNDEGGIRGRKITYISYDDGYNPQKTVELTRRLVEEDKVDVIFASVGTATSAAVRPYLNANKIPQLFVGSGASIWDQPRDYPWTMGAQPSYQIEAHIHAQYLLEQHAGGMRIGVLYQDDEFGKDYLKGLKDGLGGKLPIVAEAAYAVTDSDINQQIAKLKAAGANVLVDVSTPKFTVLAIRRLAELGWRPEHIIPTISDSVATVLQPAGLQNAEGLLSATILYEGGTQGGDPGFAEWSAFMDRYAPAISKNNSLGIVGYALANLMVAVLRNCGDDFSRDNIMRQARSLKGTPIPMLIPGIVANTSASDHAPIEQMQMKRFVDGRWERFGPVRSGIDPGAVSDSFKAIFRYASAKRDLAGQLNANTVSLMTGSYGSTYSQMGADVASVLNDGINLRVMPVLGSGSVQAVADILMLKGVDVGIVRKDTLSYLERKDFASNIRNQLVYVTKMFNEEMHVLAPRSIRTMRELDGKTVAVDLPDGSTFVTAINVFERLEIKPHLLYIEPRIALEMLRKGEIDAIFTVDGKPVPWLSQITDANLHLVPVGYDKTLREDYLPSKLTADDYPNLISKSESVETIAAEAILASYNWQPGSDRDRRLSLLVESLFSRMSQLQRPPFHPKWQEMAPRAPVAGWTRFRAAQEWLDGTTPIPAATTATVRPSKPVAAAAPSPRIPVTAKPRAATPPDQARQTELYRRFLEWNATRR